In one Streptosporangiales bacterium genomic region, the following are encoded:
- a CDS encoding glycogen debranching protein, with the protein MPGTFPGSLISRYILGRLGAVHHSELAAGAAAVLRGNDRGRMTAAAPRLYPHQWSWDAAFIAIGLAHLCVPRAITELTSLLAGQWSTGMIPHIVFGDASGYFPGPQRWRSQESPYAPRGVATSGICQPPVHSLALAHLVAVARRNGQADRRTAEDFLAASFDSWLAWHRWLATARDPGRAGLLEINHGWESGMDNSPRWDAPYARVHPGAMEPFERRDTAHVRDPSERPSDLDYRRYVWLVDQLAGVRYADDAARGCDFRVADVFMSAVFAVSSEVLAELADDLGRDAAGTELRQLADRFRAGVSGTVDDGSGLARDRDVRTGEWLAGETVGGFAPLLCGADDALVERQRALLIGPRWCGYPRLRHALPPTTSPLAPEFHRRAYWRGPQWPVLTWLFCWAASRRGDDELAGRFREEALHQLDDGSFAEYYEPFTGEPLGSRAQSWTAAVTLAWLAER; encoded by the coding sequence ATGCCAGGCACCTTCCCGGGTAGCTTGATATCAAGATACATCCTCGGCAGACTGGGCGCCGTGCACCACAGTGAGCTCGCCGCCGGTGCCGCGGCCGTGCTGCGCGGCAACGACCGCGGCCGGATGACGGCCGCCGCCCCGCGGCTGTACCCGCACCAGTGGAGCTGGGACGCCGCGTTCATCGCGATCGGCCTGGCCCACCTCTGTGTGCCGCGGGCGATCACCGAGCTGACCAGCCTGCTCGCCGGCCAGTGGAGCACGGGGATGATCCCGCACATCGTGTTCGGCGACGCGTCCGGCTACTTCCCCGGCCCGCAGCGGTGGCGCAGCCAGGAGTCGCCGTACGCACCGCGCGGCGTCGCGACGTCCGGCATCTGCCAGCCGCCCGTACACAGCCTGGCGCTCGCGCACCTGGTGGCGGTCGCCCGCCGCAACGGCCAGGCCGACCGCCGCACGGCCGAGGACTTCCTCGCCGCCAGCTTCGACAGCTGGCTGGCCTGGCACCGCTGGCTCGCCACCGCCCGCGACCCCGGCCGCGCCGGCCTGCTGGAGATCAACCACGGCTGGGAGTCCGGCATGGACAACTCGCCGCGGTGGGACGCGCCGTACGCGCGCGTGCACCCGGGTGCCATGGAGCCGTTCGAACGCCGTGACACCGCCCACGTGCGCGACCCGAGCGAGCGCCCGTCTGACCTCGACTACCGCCGCTACGTCTGGCTGGTCGACCAGCTCGCCGGCGTCCGGTACGCCGACGACGCGGCGCGGGGCTGCGACTTCCGGGTCGCGGACGTGTTCATGTCCGCGGTGTTCGCGGTGAGCAGCGAGGTGCTCGCCGAGCTCGCCGACGACCTCGGGCGCGACGCTGCCGGCACCGAGCTTCGACAGCTGGCCGACCGGTTCCGCGCCGGGGTGTCTGGCACCGTCGACGACGGCAGTGGGCTGGCCCGCGACCGCGACGTCCGCACCGGCGAGTGGCTCGCCGGCGAGACGGTCGGCGGCTTCGCGCCGCTGCTGTGCGGCGCCGACGACGCTCTCGTAGAGCGCCAGCGCGCGCTCCTGATCGGCCCGCGGTGGTGCGGGTACCCGCGGCTGCGGCACGCGTTGCCGCCGACAACGTCACCGCTCGCGCCGGAGTTCCACCGCCGCGCGTACTGGCGCGGGCCGCAGTGGCCGGTGCTCACCTGGCTGTTCTGCTGGGCGGCGAGCCGCCGCGGCGATGACGAGCTGGCCGGCAGGTTCCGCGAGGAGGCCCTGCACCAGCTCGACGACGGCAGTTTCGCCGAGTACTACGAGCCGTTCACCGGCGAGCCGCTCGGCAGCCGCGCGCAGTCGTGGACGGCGGCCGTGACGCTGGCGTGGCTGGCCGAACGCTAG
- a CDS encoding trans-aconitate 2-methyltransferase — protein MWDAKQYDRFADDRIRPFYDLVRRVGAERPHQVVDLGCGTGAATASLAQRWPHARVTGIDNSTQMLDQAAQHELPGRLTFEQADLAKWTPAEPVDVLVSNAALQWVPGHRELLPAFVSWLAPGGWLAFQVPGNFRAPAHRLLTELRQSPRWRDLVGAGADRHLVVAEPAEYLAELAGLGCLVDAWETTYLHVLPGEDAVLDWMKGTGLRPVLDALAEPQQAEFLAEYGALLREEFPRRPWGTVLEFRRIFVVAHLDRD, from the coding sequence ATGTGGGATGCGAAACAGTACGACCGGTTCGCCGACGACCGGATCAGGCCGTTCTACGACCTGGTGCGGCGGGTCGGTGCCGAGCGGCCGCACCAGGTGGTCGACCTCGGCTGCGGCACCGGCGCGGCGACCGCCTCGCTCGCGCAGCGGTGGCCGCACGCGCGGGTGACCGGCATCGACAACTCGACGCAGATGCTCGACCAGGCCGCGCAGCACGAGCTGCCCGGCCGGCTGACCTTCGAGCAGGCCGACCTGGCGAAGTGGACGCCGGCCGAGCCGGTGGACGTGCTGGTGTCGAACGCCGCGCTGCAGTGGGTGCCTGGGCACCGGGAGCTGCTGCCCGCGTTCGTGTCGTGGCTAGCGCCCGGTGGCTGGTTGGCGTTCCAGGTGCCTGGCAACTTCCGCGCGCCCGCCCACCGGCTGCTCACCGAGCTGCGGCAGTCACCGCGCTGGCGGGACCTGGTCGGCGCGGGCGCGGACCGACACCTGGTCGTCGCGGAGCCGGCCGAGTACCTGGCCGAGCTCGCCGGCCTCGGGTGCCTGGTGGACGCCTGGGAGACGACGTACCTGCACGTCCTGCCTGGCGAGGACGCCGTGCTCGACTGGATGAAGGGCACCGGCCTGCGACCGGTGCTCGACGCCCTGGCGGAGCCGCAGCAGGCGGAGTTCCTCGCCGAGTACGGCGCCCTGCTGCGCGAGGAGTTCCCGCGTCGGCCCTGGGGCACCGTGCTCGAGTTCCGGCGCATCTTCGTGGTGGCGCACCTCGACCGCGACTAG
- the glmU gene encoding bifunctional UDP-N-acetylglucosamine diphosphorylase/glucosamine-1-phosphate N-acetyltransferase GlmU: MRVSARPPVVVVLAAGEGKRMRSATPKVLHELAGRSMLGHVLAATEGLRPARTAVVVGHGRDQVTPHLAQLDAEALPVVQAEQHGTGHAARLALEALGDTDGTVLVVPGDAPLLTTQTLARLVERREESGAAVVLLTTVLPDPTGYGRVVRGPDTGEVDRIVEHKDATEEERGIAECAVSVYAFDAGYLAAALTKLTTDNAQGEEYLTDVVAMARADGHGMQAVVAPDHAETLGVNDRVQLAAAGRVLNDRLLEGWMRAGVTVVDPATTWVDADVTCEEDVTIQPFTLLRGSTHLARDAEVGPSCTLVDTSVGAGARVLNTHAKGAQIGPRANVGPWTYLRPGADLAEAAKAGAYVEIKNSTVGPGAKVPHLSYIGDAEIGEHSNIGAATVVVNYDGVRKHVTRVGAYVRIGSDTMLVAPVEVGDGAYTAAGSVITGDVPPGAMAVARGKQRNVEGWVERRRSDTPSAEAARKARERAASREAEGETGEG; this comes from the coding sequence ATGCGCGTGAGCGCTCGCCCGCCGGTCGTCGTGGTCCTCGCCGCAGGTGAGGGCAAGCGGATGCGTTCGGCAACCCCAAAGGTCCTGCACGAACTGGCCGGTCGCAGCATGCTCGGGCATGTGCTCGCCGCCACCGAAGGCCTGCGGCCCGCGCGTACGGCCGTCGTCGTCGGGCACGGGCGCGACCAGGTGACACCGCACCTCGCACAGCTCGACGCCGAGGCGCTGCCGGTCGTCCAGGCCGAACAGCACGGCACCGGTCACGCCGCGCGGCTGGCGCTCGAGGCACTGGGGGACACCGACGGCACCGTCCTCGTGGTGCCTGGCGACGCGCCGCTGCTGACCACGCAGACCCTGGCGCGGCTGGTCGAGCGCAGGGAGGAGTCCGGCGCGGCGGTCGTGCTGCTCACCACGGTGCTGCCCGACCCGACCGGCTACGGGCGGGTGGTACGCGGCCCGGACACCGGCGAGGTGGACCGGATCGTCGAGCACAAGGACGCCACCGAGGAGGAGCGCGGCATCGCCGAGTGCGCGGTGTCCGTGTATGCCTTCGACGCCGGCTACCTGGCCGCAGCGCTGACCAAGCTCACCACAGACAACGCCCAGGGCGAGGAGTACCTCACCGACGTCGTGGCGATGGCCCGCGCGGACGGGCACGGCATGCAGGCGGTCGTCGCCCCGGACCACGCGGAGACGCTCGGCGTCAACGACCGGGTGCAGCTGGCCGCGGCCGGCCGGGTGCTGAACGACCGGCTGCTCGAGGGCTGGATGCGCGCCGGCGTCACAGTGGTCGACCCGGCCACCACCTGGGTCGACGCGGACGTCACCTGCGAGGAGGACGTCACCATCCAGCCGTTCACCCTGCTGCGCGGCAGCACGCACCTGGCGCGGGACGCCGAGGTCGGGCCGTCCTGCACGCTGGTCGACACGTCCGTCGGTGCCGGCGCGCGGGTGCTCAACACGCACGCCAAGGGCGCGCAGATCGGCCCACGCGCGAACGTCGGCCCGTGGACGTACCTGCGGCCGGGCGCCGACCTCGCCGAGGCGGCGAAGGCCGGTGCGTACGTGGAGATCAAGAACTCCACCGTCGGCCCGGGTGCGAAGGTGCCGCACCTGTCGTACATCGGTGACGCCGAGATCGGCGAGCACTCGAACATCGGGGCAGCCACCGTCGTGGTGAACTACGACGGGGTGCGGAAGCACGTGACGAGGGTCGGTGCGTACGTACGCATCGGCAGCGACACCATGCTCGTCGCGCCGGTCGAGGTGGGCGACGGCGCCTACACCGCGGCCGGCTCGGTGATCACCGGTGACGTGCCGCCTGGTGCCATGGCGGTGGCGCGTGGCAAGCAACGCAATGTCGAGGGCTGGGTGGAGCGCCGACGCTCCGATACTCCGTCCGCGGAAGCAGCACGCAAGGCCAGGGAGCGTGCGGCAAGCCGGGAAGCCGAAGGGGAGACTGGAGAAGGATGA
- a CDS encoding ribose-phosphate diphosphokinase: MTGIKKTGQKQLMVFSGRSNRELAQEVVEHLGIELTPTEVYDFPNGEIYTRVRESVRGCDAFVLQSHYEPINERIMEQLIMVDALKRASAKRITVVAPFYGYARQDKKSRGREPITARLMADLFKTAGADRLIAVDLHTSQIMGFFDGPVDHLWAMPILADYLSDRLDPADSTVVSPDAGRVRVADMWSDRLGMQLAIIHKRRDPYGKERDVSVHEVVGEVEGRTCVIVDDIIATGGTIVKAAEALMENGARDVVAAATHAQLSGPAVDRLKNSPVSEIVLTNTLPIPEEKRFDKLTVLSIAPLIARAIREVFDDGSVTSLFEAQD; the protein is encoded by the coding sequence ATGACGGGGATCAAGAAGACCGGACAGAAGCAACTCATGGTCTTCTCCGGGCGTTCGAACCGGGAGCTCGCCCAGGAGGTGGTCGAGCATCTAGGCATCGAGCTCACCCCGACGGAGGTGTACGACTTCCCCAACGGTGAGATCTACACCAGGGTGCGGGAGTCGGTCCGCGGCTGCGACGCGTTCGTGCTGCAGAGCCACTACGAGCCGATCAACGAACGCATCATGGAGCAGCTGATCATGGTCGACGCGCTGAAGCGCGCCTCGGCCAAGCGGATCACCGTGGTCGCTCCGTTCTACGGCTACGCCAGGCAGGACAAGAAGTCCCGCGGCCGGGAGCCGATCACCGCGCGGCTGATGGCCGACCTGTTCAAGACCGCGGGCGCCGACCGGCTGATCGCCGTCGACCTGCACACCTCGCAGATCATGGGGTTCTTCGACGGCCCCGTCGACCATCTGTGGGCGATGCCGATACTGGCCGACTACCTCTCGGACCGGCTGGACCCCGCCGACTCCACCGTCGTCTCGCCGGACGCCGGCAGGGTGCGGGTCGCGGACATGTGGTCGGACCGGCTGGGCATGCAGCTGGCGATCATCCACAAGCGGCGCGACCCGTACGGCAAGGAGCGCGACGTCTCGGTGCACGAGGTGGTCGGCGAGGTCGAGGGCCGCACCTGCGTGATCGTGGACGACATCATCGCGACCGGCGGCACCATCGTGAAGGCCGCCGAGGCGTTGATGGAGAACGGCGCACGCGACGTGGTCGCCGCGGCGACGCACGCGCAGCTGTCCGGTCCCGCGGTCGACCGGCTGAAGAACTCACCGGTGTCGGAGATCGTGCTCACCAACACGCTGCCGATCCCCGAGGAGAAGCGGTTCGACAAGCTGACCGTGCTGTCCATCGCCCCGCTGATCGCCCGGGCGATCCGCGAGGTCTTCGACGACGGCTCGGTCACCAGCCTCTTCGAGGCCCAGGACTGA
- the crcB gene encoding fluoride efflux transporter CrcB, with protein MTLLFVALGGAVGAPLRYLTDRLLQRRVDQVFPWGTLTVNVVGSLVLGVVLALAGGGMLSPAAVAFLGTGVCGALTTFSTFSFETLRLVEQGAVRQAVLNVAVSLTVGFGAAAAGYYVTAALG; from the coding sequence GTGACCCTGTTGTTCGTCGCGCTCGGCGGCGCGGTCGGTGCGCCGCTGCGTTACCTCACCGACCGGCTGCTGCAGCGCAGGGTCGACCAGGTCTTCCCCTGGGGCACGCTTACCGTGAACGTGGTCGGCTCGCTCGTGCTCGGCGTGGTGCTCGCGCTCGCCGGCGGAGGAATGCTCTCCCCCGCCGCCGTCGCGTTCCTCGGCACCGGCGTCTGCGGCGCGCTCACCACGTTCTCCACGTTCAGCTTCGAGACGCTCCGGCTGGTCGAGCAGGGCGCCGTGCGGCAGGCGGTGCTGAACGTGGCCGTCAGCCTGACGGTCGGCTTCGGCGCCGCCGCGGCCGGCTACTACGTGACGGCCGCGCTCGGCTGA
- a CDS encoding DUF190 domain-containing protein: MRLSGPACRLTAIVGESDQYHHHPVYTEIVHRAHRAGLAGATVLRGVEGYGKNNHIHTSRILSLSDDLPVAVVIVDTEERVRNFLPQLDDVVQGGLVMIDEVEVIRYVGDAEAAAT; the protein is encoded by the coding sequence ATGAGACTCTCCGGGCCCGCCTGCCGCCTCACCGCGATCGTCGGCGAGAGCGACCAGTACCACCACCACCCGGTGTACACGGAGATCGTGCACCGGGCACACCGCGCCGGGCTCGCCGGCGCGACCGTCCTGCGCGGCGTGGAGGGCTACGGCAAGAACAACCACATCCACACCAGCCGCATCCTCAGCCTCAGCGACGACCTGCCGGTCGCCGTCGTGATCGTCGACACCGAGGAACGGGTGAGGAACTTCCTGCCCCAGCTCGACGACGTCGTACAGGGCGGCCTGGTCATGATCGACGAGGTCGAGGTCATCCGCTACGTCGGCGACGCCGAGGCGGCCGCGACGTGA
- a CDS encoding PadR family transcriptional regulator — translation MHADASMRGPWWPAFNPMAAAEEGRGRRGRGRPGGGHGPRGGPGPFGFDPRMFGRGFGPRHRGRGRRARRGDVRAGILALLSEQARNGYQIIQELTERSNGYWRPSPGSVYPALQQLEDEGLVRTTEIDGRKAYELTDAGREYVEARPGEFTAPWDALAGDVDERAQELASLAGQLGGAVMQVVQAGNDAQLDRAKQILVDARRDLYRILADDEDASPDDADDETR, via the coding sequence ATGCACGCAGATGCATCGATGCGCGGGCCGTGGTGGCCCGCCTTCAACCCAATGGCCGCCGCCGAGGAAGGCCGCGGCCGGCGCGGACGCGGACGCCCGGGTGGCGGGCACGGACCCCGCGGTGGCCCGGGCCCGTTCGGCTTCGACCCGCGGATGTTCGGCCGTGGCTTCGGCCCCAGGCACCGCGGTCGCGGCCGGCGCGCCAGGCGCGGCGATGTCCGGGCCGGGATCCTCGCCCTGCTCAGCGAGCAGGCGCGGAACGGCTACCAGATCATCCAGGAGCTCACCGAGCGCAGCAACGGGTACTGGCGACCGAGCCCCGGCTCCGTCTACCCGGCCCTGCAGCAGCTCGAGGACGAGGGCCTGGTCCGCACCACGGAGATCGACGGCCGGAAGGCGTACGAGCTCACCGACGCGGGCCGCGAGTACGTCGAGGCACGCCCGGGCGAGTTCACCGCACCGTGGGACGCCCTCGCCGGCGACGTCGACGAACGGGCGCAGGAGCTGGCGAGCCTCGCCGGCCAGCTCGGCGGCGCGGTGATGCAGGTCGTCCAGGCCGGCAACGACGCGCAGCTGGACCGCGCGAAGCAGATCCTCGTCGACGCACGGCGGGACCTCTACCGGATCCTCGCCGACGACGAGGACGCGTCGCCCGACGACGCCGACGACGAGACCCGGTGA